A genomic segment from Lutzomyia longipalpis isolate SR_M1_2022 chromosome 3, ASM2433408v1 encodes:
- the LOC129794305 gene encoding probable E3 ubiquitin-protein ligase HERC4, whose translation FHCLALTNSGEIYAWGMNNYGQLGIGQGPEKVSKPMLVEALSGIPIAFICCGAHHSFALSTSGAIFAWGKNNFGQLGLNNETHHYYPQQIRGLRSLGVRHIACGDDFSVFLTADGRVFTCGLGSYGQLGHGGNNNEITPRMVLELAGSTITQVSCGRKHTLAFVPSRGRVYGFGLGHSGQLGMSKPRNVSIPQVVNGPWISSGPGIRDGDEGDIDGPGMKIRRIFSGGDHCFVSAVEKSSNISSYDCRIYDEKTQICQLSLEMASSFSDLSKDSNVDLDVISILEVIFKNQSCLNGSFLKEMDEHRPCTSKNHGVDIAIAESAFEYIRKIENETIKDLIWESITTDLIQSLKAKPPDVETLRIYLILPLYHEFINSKNYPKLHTPFCQAVLRLTEYPSRIVHRWWAEQSVEYFERLIECFKGVVTYIVNFQYRQEDGARLFIGYEKNLHMALNLMLNLFVANHKYRTVKVSCDAFYINDLHETVDIQKDYVSWLQDKDSSLFHLCCYPFIFDVAAKTLLLQTDQRIQMHNAMQSATAEGLLQMVVGGSQMLNPFLALNVSRENLVQDTINELQKYSANEYKRPLRIKFHGEEAEDAGGVKKEFFMLLLKEILDPKFGMFKEYEESRYIWFSNTSFEGAGMYTLIGILCGLAIYNFTIIDLPFPLALYKKILQEAVDLSDLKELSPTVGASMEEILAYEGDDLEQVFCVTFSITEEVFGERRTVDLKPNGRNIGVTQENKEEFVNLYIDYVFNRSCKTHFEGFDMGFQKVCGGRIMHLFTSRELMAMVVGNENYDWFALQETAEYRNGYSSSDQTVQWFWEVFHELSLKDKKNFLLYLTGSSRIPIQGMKAIKIYIQPTPDDRFLPVAHTCFNLLDLPRYRTKEKLKYKLLQAIQQTQGFSLV comes from the exons TTTCACTGTCTCGCCCTGACGAATAGCGGTGAGATCTACGCATGGGGGATGAACAACTACGGGCAGCTAGGCATTGGTCAGGGTCCTGAGAAGGTTTCCAAGCCCATGCTCGTGGAAGCTCTGAGTGGGATACCAATTGCATTTATCTGCTGTGGAGCACATCACAGCTTCGCCCTGTCCACGTCTGGAGCTATTTTTGCGTGGGGAAAGAACAATTTCGGGCAATTGGGGCTGAATAATGAGACCCACCACTACTATCCGCAACAAATTCGCGGCTTACGGAGTCTCGGGGTGCGGCACATTGCGTGTGGGGATGATTTCTCGGTGTTCCTCACGGCAGATGGGCGGGTGTTTACGTGTGGCCTTGGGTCGTACGGGCAACTAGGTCATGGGGGCAATAACAATGAGATTACACCGAGAATGGTGCTGGAATTGGCCGGCAGTACAATCACCCAAGTGTCCTGCGGGAGGAAGCACACGCTGGCTTTCGTACCGTCCAGAGGGCGTGTCTACGGCTTCGGGCTGGGGCATTCTGGCCAATTGGGCATGTCGAAACCCAGAAATGTTTCCATTCCGCAAGTTGTTAACGGACCCTGG ATTTCATCAGGGCCGGGAATTAGGGATGGCGATGAAGGAGATATCGATGGGCCTGGCATGAAGATTAGGCGAATTTTTTCCGGCGGAGATCATTGCTTTGTTTCCGCAGTGGAGAAATCCAGCAATATTTCATCTTATGATTGTCGCATTTATGA CGAAAAGACTCAAATTTGCCAGCTTTCACTGGAGATGGCGAGCTCTTTTAGTGATTTATCAAAAGACAGCAATGTTGATTTGGACGTGATATCAATTCTGGAGGTGATATTCAAGAATCAATCATGCCTTAATGGTTCATTTCTCAAGGAAATGGATGAGCACAGACCGTGCACATCGAAGAATCACGGTGTTGACATTGCAATAGCCGAGAGTGCTTTTGAGTACATCCGGAAGATTGAGAATGAAACCATAAAGGATTTAATTTGGGAGTCAATTACAACGGATCTAATACAGAGTCTCAAGGCGAAACCGCCGGATGTTGAGACACTCCGTATTTACCTCATTCTACCGCTCTaccatgaatttattaattcaaaaaattacccCAAACTCCACACACCCTTTTGCCAAGCTGTTCTCCGACTTACCGAATACCCATCGCGAATTGTTCATCGATGGTGGGCTGAGCAGTCCGTGGAGTACTTTGAGCGACTCATTGAGTGCTTCAAAGGTGTCGTGACGTACATTGTGAACTTTCAGTATCGCCAAGAGGATGGCGCACGCCTTTTTATTGGCTACGAAAAGAATCTACATATGGCGCTGAATCTTATGCTCAATCTCTTTGTGGCAAATCACAAATATCGCACCGTGAAGGTGTCCTGCGATGCATTCTACATCAATGATCTGCACGAAACGGTTGATATTCAAAAGGACTACGTGTCATGGCTGCAGGATAAGGATTCATCACTCTTCCATCTCTGTTGTTATCCATTTATCTTCGATGTGGCTGCCAAGACTCTCTTGTTACAGACAGATCAACGCATTCAGATGCACAATGCAATGCAG AGCGCCACAGCTGAGGGACTCCTGCAGATGGTGGTTGGTGGTTCTCAAATGCTAAATCCCTTCCTTGCGCTCAATGTGAGTCGTGAAAATCTCGTACAGGACACAATAAATGAGCTGCAGAAGTACAGTGCGAATGAGTACAAAAGGCCACTCAGGATTAAATTTCACGGCGAAGAGGCCGAAGATGCGGGTGGGGTGAAGAAGGAATTCTTCATGCTACTCCTCAAGGAGATACTCGATCCGAAATTCGGGATGTTCAAGGAGTACGAGGAATCGCGGTATATTTGGTTCTCAAATACCTCCTTTGAAGGTGCTGGGATGTACACGCTGATTGGGATCCTGTGTGGCTTGGctatttacaattttacaaTCATTGACTTACCTTTCCCGTTGGCGCTGTACAAGAAAATCCTGCAGGAAGCTGTGGATTTGTCGGATTTGAAGGAACTCTCCCCAACAGTTGGGGCATCAATGGAGGAAATACTCGCATATGAGGGTGATGACCTCGAGCAGGTGTTCTGTGTGACATTCTCAATCACCGAAGAGGTCTTTGGGGAACGCCGAACGGTGGATTTGAAGCCAAATGGAAGGAATATTGGGGTGACGCAGGAGAATAAGGAGGAATTTGTCAATCTCTACATTGACTATGTCTTCAATAGGAGCTGCAAGACACACTTTGAGGGATTCGATATGGGTTTTCAGAAAGTCTGTGGTGGACGCATAATGCATCTCTTCACATCACGCGAGCTGATGGCCATGGTGGTGGGGAATGAGAATTACGATTGGTTTGCACTGCAGGAGACGGCAGAATACAGGAATGGCTACTCGTCGAGCGATCAGACAGTTCAGTGGTTCTGGGAAGTTTTTCACGAGCTCAGTCTCAAGGACAAGAAGAATTTCCTTCTCTATCTCACGGGATCTAGTCGAATACCCATTCAGGGCATGAAAGCCATTAAGATCTACATTCAACCAACACCTGATGATCGTTTCCTCCCTGTTGCCCACACGTGCTTCAATTTGTTAGACCTCCCGCGCTATAGGacgaaggaaaaattgaaatataaactCCTGCAGGCTATTCAGCAAACCCAGGGCTTCAGCTTGGTCTAG